In a genomic window of Streptomyces katrae:
- a CDS encoding RDD family protein, which yields MSGLVTGDAVVLGLRPARLPSRALAYLLDLFVYFTGYVLVFFLLVLATSGLDMAAQAAVSVACLVLVLVGVPIAVETLSHGRSLGKLACGLRVVREDGGPIRFRHALVRGAMGVVELLMVFGTVACIASLVSERGRRLGDVFGGTLVVRERVPGTRVLPVPPPPPWLAGRFAGLDLSAVPDGLWLAIRQYLTRMNQLDPHTAAVMAARLADDVVARTGAPAPAGVPAAAFLMAVVHERQSRDAARAFATASGPAAAPVAYGGPPVVPVASPAAPVAAPVQPVEPVRPAAPAEPARPASGFAPPG from the coding sequence GTGAGCGGTCTGGTGACGGGGGACGCGGTGGTCCTGGGGCTCCGGCCCGCGCGGCTGCCGAGCCGGGCGCTGGCCTACCTGCTCGATCTGTTCGTGTACTTCACCGGCTACGTGCTGGTGTTCTTCCTGCTGGTCCTCGCGACCTCCGGGCTCGACATGGCGGCGCAGGCGGCCGTGTCGGTGGCGTGTCTGGTGCTGGTGCTGGTCGGGGTGCCGATCGCGGTGGAGACGCTGAGCCACGGGCGTTCGCTGGGGAAGCTGGCGTGCGGGCTGCGGGTGGTGCGGGAGGACGGCGGGCCGATCCGGTTCCGGCACGCGCTGGTGCGCGGGGCGATGGGGGTCGTGGAGCTGCTGATGGTCTTCGGGACGGTGGCGTGCATCGCGTCGCTGGTGTCGGAGCGGGGGCGGCGGCTCGGGGACGTGTTCGGGGGAACGCTGGTGGTGCGGGAGCGGGTGCCGGGGACCCGGGTGCTGCCCGTGCCCCCGCCGCCGCCGTGGCTGGCCGGGCGGTTCGCGGGGCTGGACCTGTCGGCGGTGCCCGACGGGCTGTGGCTGGCGATCCGGCAGTACCTGACGCGGATGAACCAGCTGGACCCGCACACGGCCGCGGTGATGGCGGCGCGGCTCGCGGACGACGTGGTGGCGCGGACCGGGGCGCCGGCGCCGGCCGGGGTGCCGGCGGCCGCGTTCCTGATGGCCGTGGTGCACGAGCGGCAGTCGCGGGACGCCGCCCGGGCCTTCGCCACCGCGAGCGGGCCGGCTGCCGCGCCCGTGGCGTACGGGGGGCCGCCGGTGGTGCCCGTCGCCTCGCCGGCTGCGCCGGTGGCGGCTCCCGTACAGCCGGTGGAGCCGGTACGGCCTGCGGCGCCCGCCGAGCCGGCCCGGCCTGCGTCCGGGTTCGCGCCGCCCGGTTAG
- a CDS encoding DUF58 domain-containing protein, whose amino-acid sequence MALTGRAALLAALGSLPVGLLEPSWTGLLAVNGSLGLACALDYALAAPVRTLRLARTGDTTVRLGETADVHLTLTNPGTRRLRAHVRDAWPPSSWTPGTETAASRHEVTVPAGERRRLTTRLRPTRRGDRRAARVTIRSYGPLGLFARQGSHTVPWTVRVLPPFTSRKHLPSRLARLRELDGRTSVLTRGEGTEFDSLRDYVPGDDTRSIDWRATARRPKVAVRTWRPERDRHILICLDTGRTSAGRVGDAPRLDSAMDAALLLAALATRAGDRVDLLAHDRRTRALVQGRAAADVLPAFVNAMAGLEAELVETDSRGLVSTILRSAPRRSLVVLLTSLDAAPVEEGLLPLLPRLTQRHTVVLASVADPHIASMAAARGSVDAVYEAAAATQTQTQRRRTADQLARHGVHVVDATPDTLAPTLADTYLALKAAGRL is encoded by the coding sequence ATGGCCCTCACCGGACGCGCCGCCCTCCTGGCGGCCCTCGGCAGCCTGCCCGTCGGCCTCCTCGAACCGAGCTGGACGGGCCTCCTCGCCGTCAACGGCAGCCTCGGCCTGGCCTGCGCCCTCGACTATGCCCTCGCCGCGCCCGTCCGCACCCTGCGCCTGGCCCGCACCGGCGACACCACGGTCCGCCTCGGCGAGACCGCCGACGTGCACCTGACCCTCACCAACCCCGGCACCCGACGCCTGCGCGCCCACGTCCGCGACGCCTGGCCCCCCAGCAGCTGGACCCCCGGCACCGAAACCGCCGCCTCCCGCCACGAGGTCACCGTCCCCGCAGGCGAACGCCGCCGCCTCACCACCCGCCTGCGCCCCACCCGGCGCGGCGACCGCCGCGCGGCCCGCGTCACCATCCGCTCCTACGGCCCGCTCGGCCTCTTCGCCCGCCAGGGCTCCCACACCGTCCCCTGGACGGTCCGCGTCCTGCCGCCGTTCACCAGCCGCAAGCACCTGCCGTCCCGCCTGGCACGCCTGCGGGAACTCGACGGCCGCACCAGCGTCCTGACCCGAGGCGAAGGCACCGAGTTCGACAGCCTCCGCGACTACGTCCCCGGCGACGACACCCGCTCCATCGACTGGCGCGCCACCGCCCGCCGCCCCAAGGTCGCCGTCCGCACCTGGCGCCCCGAACGCGACCGGCACATCCTCATCTGCCTGGACACCGGCCGCACCTCCGCCGGCCGCGTCGGCGACGCCCCCCGCCTGGACTCGGCCATGGACGCCGCCCTGCTGCTGGCCGCCCTCGCCACCCGCGCCGGCGACCGCGTGGACCTCCTGGCCCACGACCGCCGCACCCGCGCCCTGGTCCAGGGCCGCGCGGCCGCGGACGTCCTGCCGGCCTTCGTGAACGCGATGGCCGGCCTCGAAGCGGAACTGGTCGAGACGGACTCCCGCGGCCTGGTCTCCACCATCCTGCGCAGCGCCCCGCGCCGCTCCCTGGTGGTCCTCCTGACGAGCCTGGACGCGGCCCCGGTGGAAGAGGGCCTGCTCCCGCTCCTCCCCCGCCTCACCCAGCGCCACACGGTGGTCCTGGCCTCGGTGGCCGACCCGCACATCGCGTCGATGGCCGCCGCCCGGGGCTCCGTGGACGCGGTCTACGAGGCCGCCGCCGCGACCCAGACCCAGACCCAGCGCCGCCGCACGGCCGACCAGCTCGCCCGCCACGGCGTCCATGTGGTCGACGCCACCCCCGACACCCTGGCCCCCACCCTGGCGGACACCTACCTGGCGCTGAAGGCGGCAGGCCGGCTCTAG
- the mtrB gene encoding MtrAB system histidine kinase MtrB, producing the protein MADGAPGGPLLRLCVRLVRRPLLPAVRIWRRNIQLRVVAATLLMSLAVVLALGFVVIAQVSKGLLDAKEEAAQSQAAGGFAVAQEKANTPSASDGADAADNKVGRDASTWMNSLVKQLASGGQTAFEVAALGAGTGEQAPTSQGVKGARASGNVDPTASVPLDLRKAVNHNTGTFKTFSQIRYTAGTGKQPEPALVVGKRLTDINGDPYDLYYLFPLTQEEESLNLVKSTIATAGLFVVVLLSAIAWLVVRQIVTPVRMAAGIAERLSAGRLQERMKVTGEDDIARLGEAFNKMAQNLQNKIQQLEELSRMQRRFVSDVSHELRTPLTTVRMAADVIHDARVDFDPVTARSAELLAGQLDRFESLLADLLEISRFDAGAADLQAEPIDLRDVVRRVIDGAEPLAEHKGTRIRVLGDTQPVIAEADPRRVERVLRNLVVNAVEHGEGRDVVVRLASAGGAVAVAVRDYGVGLKPGEATRVFNRFWRADPARARTTGGTGLGLSIAVEDARLHGGWLQAWGEPGGGSQFRLTLPRTADEPLRGSPIPLEPEDSRSNRARAAAEAAGRAGAPGRPGTQPDGRAERADRDPIPPRPAVTTALPVPADPTALPGNGARVVARPADQGPAQEDGTGGGR; encoded by the coding sequence ATGGCCGACGGAGCGCCCGGCGGCCCCCTGCTGCGGCTGTGCGTACGCCTCGTGCGCCGGCCGCTGCTTCCGGCTGTCCGCATATGGCGGCGCAACATCCAGCTGCGGGTGGTCGCCGCCACCCTGCTGATGTCCCTCGCCGTGGTCCTCGCCCTCGGCTTCGTCGTCATCGCCCAGGTCAGCAAGGGTCTCCTCGACGCCAAGGAGGAGGCCGCGCAGAGCCAGGCCGCCGGCGGGTTCGCGGTCGCACAGGAGAAGGCCAACACCCCCTCCGCCTCGGACGGGGCCGACGCCGCCGACAACAAGGTCGGCCGCGACGCCAGCACCTGGATGAACTCGCTCGTCAAGCAGCTCGCCAGCGGCGGCCAGACCGCCTTCGAGGTGGCCGCGCTCGGCGCCGGCACCGGCGAGCAGGCCCCCACCAGCCAGGGCGTCAAGGGCGCCCGCGCCTCCGGCAACGTCGACCCGACCGCGAGCGTCCCGCTGGACCTGCGCAAGGCCGTCAACCACAACACCGGCACCTTCAAGACGTTCTCGCAGATCCGCTACACCGCCGGGACCGGCAAACAGCCGGAGCCCGCGCTGGTCGTCGGCAAGCGGCTCACCGACATCAACGGCGACCCCTACGACCTGTACTACCTCTTCCCGCTCACCCAGGAGGAGGAGTCCCTCAACCTGGTCAAGAGCACCATCGCCACCGCGGGACTGTTCGTCGTCGTCCTGCTCAGCGCCATCGCCTGGCTCGTCGTGCGCCAGATCGTCACCCCCGTCCGGATGGCCGCGGGGATCGCCGAGCGGCTCTCCGCCGGCCGCCTCCAGGAACGGATGAAGGTCACCGGCGAGGACGACATCGCCCGGCTGGGCGAAGCCTTCAACAAGATGGCCCAGAACCTCCAGAACAAGATCCAGCAGCTGGAGGAGCTGTCCCGGATGCAGCGCCGCTTCGTCTCCGACGTCTCGCACGAGCTGCGCACCCCGCTGACCACCGTCCGCATGGCCGCCGACGTCATCCACGACGCCCGGGTCGACTTCGACCCGGTGACGGCGCGCTCCGCCGAGCTCCTGGCCGGACAGCTCGACCGGTTCGAGTCCCTCCTGGCCGATCTGCTGGAGATCAGCCGCTTCGACGCGGGCGCCGCCGACCTCCAGGCCGAGCCCATCGACCTGCGCGACGTCGTACGCCGCGTCATCGACGGCGCCGAACCCCTCGCCGAGCACAAGGGGACCCGGATCCGCGTCCTCGGCGACACCCAGCCCGTCATCGCCGAGGCCGACCCCCGGCGCGTCGAGCGGGTCCTGCGCAACCTCGTCGTCAACGCCGTCGAGCACGGGGAGGGCCGCGACGTCGTGGTCCGCCTCGCCTCCGCCGGCGGGGCCGTCGCCGTCGCCGTCCGCGACTACGGCGTCGGCCTCAAGCCCGGCGAGGCCACCCGCGTCTTCAACCGCTTCTGGCGGGCCGACCCCGCCCGCGCCCGCACCACCGGCGGCACCGGCCTGGGCCTGTCCATCGCCGTCGAGGACGCCCGGCTGCACGGCGGCTGGCTCCAGGCCTGGGGCGAGCCCGGCGGCGGCTCCCAGTTCCGCCTCACCCTGCCCCGTACCGCGGACGAGCCGCTGCGCGGATCGCCGATCCCGCTGGAGCCCGAGGACTCCCGGTCCAACCGGGCCAGGGCCGCCGCCGAGGCCGCCGGACGCGCCGGCGCCCCCGGCCGGCCGGGCACGCAGCCCGACGGACGCGCCGAGCGCGCCGACCGCGACCCGATACCGCCCCGGCCGGCGGTCACCACCGCCCTGCCGGTGCCCGCCGACCCGACGGCGCTGCCCGGCAACGGCGCCCGCGTCGTGGCCCGGCCCGCCGACCAGGGCCCAGCACAGGAGGATGGAACCGGTGGAGGACGCTGA
- a CDS encoding AAA family ATPase, translating to MTATTDSARSSLEALRTEIGKAVVGQDSAVTGLVVALLCRGHVLLEGVPGVAKTLLVRALAASLELDTKRVQFTPDLMPSDVTGSLVYDARTAEFSFQDGPVFTNLLLADEINRTPPKTQSSLLEAMEERQVTVDGTPRKLPEPFLVAATMNPVEYEGTYPLPEAQLDRFLLKLNVPLPSREDEIGVLTRHAAGFDPRDLHAAGIRPVAGTKELEAAREAVTRVTVSPETTGYVVDICRATRESPSLTLGVSPRGATALLATSRAWAWLTGRDYVTPDDVKALALPTLRHRVQLRPEAEMEGVTADSVISAILTHVPVPR from the coding sequence ATGACGGCCACCACGGACAGCGCCCGCTCCTCCCTGGAAGCGCTCCGCACCGAGATCGGAAAGGCCGTGGTCGGCCAGGACTCCGCCGTCACCGGTCTCGTCGTCGCCCTCCTGTGCCGCGGCCACGTCCTCCTCGAAGGCGTCCCCGGCGTCGCCAAGACCCTCCTCGTCCGCGCCCTCGCCGCCTCCCTCGAACTCGACACCAAGCGCGTCCAGTTCACCCCCGACCTGATGCCCAGTGACGTGACGGGCTCTCTGGTCTACGACGCCCGCACCGCCGAGTTCTCCTTCCAGGACGGCCCCGTCTTCACCAACCTCCTCCTCGCCGACGAGATCAACCGCACGCCCCCCAAGACCCAGTCCTCCCTCCTGGAGGCCATGGAGGAGCGCCAGGTCACCGTCGACGGCACCCCCCGCAAGCTCCCCGAGCCCTTCCTCGTCGCCGCCACCATGAACCCCGTCGAGTACGAGGGCACCTACCCCCTCCCCGAAGCCCAGCTCGACCGCTTCCTCCTCAAGCTCAACGTCCCCCTCCCCTCCCGCGAGGACGAGATCGGCGTCCTGACCCGGCACGCCGCCGGCTTCGACCCGCGCGACCTGCACGCCGCCGGCATCCGCCCGGTCGCCGGCACGAAGGAACTCGAAGCCGCCCGCGAGGCCGTCACCCGCGTCACCGTCTCCCCCGAGACCACCGGCTACGTCGTCGACATCTGCCGCGCCACCCGCGAATCGCCCTCCCTCACCCTCGGCGTCTCCCCGCGCGGCGCGACCGCCCTGCTGGCCACCTCACGCGCCTGGGCCTGGCTCACCGGCCGCGACTACGTCACCCCCGACGACGTCAAGGCCCTCGCCCTGCCGACCCTGCGCCACCGCGTCCAGCTCCGCCCGGAAGCCGAGATGGAGGGCGTCACCGCCGACTCCGTCATCTCGGCGATCCTCACCCACGTCCCCGTCCCCCGCTGA
- a CDS encoding stage II sporulation protein M, with protein MDLDVFVAAHQAQWARLEQLLGRGRRLTGAEADELVTLYQRTATHLSLIQSSAPDPLLTGRLTQLVARARSTVTGTRRASWRDAARFFTAGFPAAVYRSRRWWIPAALLSTAVGVLIGWWIATHPEVQAAVAAPEQLKQLTRPGGEYETYYSSHPAASFAAKVWTNNAQAAAVCLVLGAFLGLPVLWILFLNMANLGVGLGLMASAGRLDVFLGLILPHGLLELTAVFVAAGTGLRLGWTVVDPGPRTRRVALAEQGRAALGMAIGLAVVLFVSGLIEGFVTPSGLPTWARISIGVAAEAAFLAYVFVLGGRASRAGEAGDVEEADRTALLPTAA; from the coding sequence ATGGATCTCGACGTCTTCGTGGCCGCCCACCAGGCGCAGTGGGCCCGCCTGGAACAGCTCCTCGGCCGCGGCCGCCGGCTCACCGGAGCGGAGGCCGACGAACTCGTCACCCTCTACCAGCGCACCGCCACCCACCTCTCCCTGATCCAGTCGAGCGCCCCGGACCCGCTGCTCACGGGCCGCCTGACCCAGCTCGTGGCCCGCGCCCGCTCGACCGTCACCGGAACCCGCCGCGCGAGCTGGCGCGACGCCGCCCGCTTCTTCACCGCCGGTTTCCCGGCGGCCGTCTACCGCAGCCGCCGCTGGTGGATACCGGCGGCGCTGCTCTCCACGGCCGTCGGCGTGCTCATCGGCTGGTGGATCGCCACCCACCCGGAGGTCCAGGCCGCCGTCGCAGCTCCGGAGCAGCTCAAGCAGCTGACGCGACCGGGCGGCGAGTACGAGACGTACTACTCCAGCCACCCGGCGGCCTCCTTCGCCGCGAAGGTGTGGACGAACAACGCCCAGGCCGCCGCGGTCTGCCTGGTCCTGGGGGCCTTCCTCGGCCTTCCGGTGCTCTGGATCCTCTTCCTGAACATGGCCAACCTCGGGGTGGGCCTGGGCCTGATGGCTTCGGCGGGCCGCCTCGACGTCTTCCTGGGCCTGATCCTCCCGCACGGTCTGCTCGAACTGACCGCCGTCTTCGTCGCCGCGGGCACGGGACTGCGCCTGGGCTGGACGGTCGTCGACCCGGGCCCGCGCACCCGCCGCGTGGCCCTGGCGGAACAGGGCCGCGCCGCCCTGGGCATGGCCATCGGCCTGGCGGTGGTCCTGTTCGTCTCCGGCCTGATCGAGGGCTTCGTGACCCCGTCAGGCCTGCCCACCTGGGCCCGCATCTCCATCGGCGTGGCCGCCGAGGCAGCCTTCCTGGCGTACGTCTTCGTCCTGGGCGGCCGCGCCTCGCGCGCCGGCGAGGCGGGCGACGTGGAGGAGGCGGATCGCACGGCCCTGCTGCCGACGGCGGCGTGA
- a CDS encoding DUF4129 domain-containing protein: protein MSTGGLITIAGGDTPPLTTGREAAREAAERELAKPVYHQDEPGLLQRALDRFWEWLGDIFDRASGATPGGGLGLLAIALLVILAAAALWWRLGTPRRAARSAAALFDEGPRSAADHRMAAEAHAAAGRWNEAVQERMRAVVRSLEERTLLDPRPGRTADEAAAEAARSLPAHADGLRAAARTFDDVTYGGRTAGPDTYARLRTLDLTLDHTKPILTDPTP, encoded by the coding sequence ATGAGCACGGGGGGACTCATCACCATCGCCGGCGGCGACACACCGCCGCTGACCACCGGACGCGAAGCCGCCCGCGAGGCGGCCGAACGCGAGCTGGCCAAGCCCGTCTACCACCAGGACGAGCCGGGGCTCCTCCAGCGCGCCCTGGACCGCTTCTGGGAGTGGCTGGGCGACATCTTCGACCGCGCCTCCGGGGCCACCCCCGGCGGCGGCCTCGGCCTGCTCGCCATCGCCCTGCTCGTGATCCTGGCCGCCGCCGCCCTGTGGTGGCGCCTGGGCACCCCCCGCCGCGCCGCCCGCAGCGCCGCGGCCCTCTTCGACGAGGGCCCCCGCAGCGCCGCCGACCACCGCATGGCCGCCGAAGCCCACGCCGCCGCCGGCCGCTGGAACGAAGCCGTCCAGGAACGCATGCGGGCCGTCGTCCGCTCCCTGGAGGAACGCACCCTCCTCGACCCCCGCCCCGGCCGCACCGCCGACGAGGCCGCCGCCGAAGCCGCCCGCTCCCTCCCCGCCCACGCCGACGGCCTGCGCGCCGCGGCCCGCACCTTCGACGACGTCACCTACGGCGGCCGCACCGCCGGCCCCGACACCTACGCCCGCCTGCGCACCCTCGACCTCACCCTGGACCACACGAAGCCGATCCTGACGGACCCCACCCCATGA
- a CDS encoding DUF4350 domain-containing protein, protein MTGHPTQPPHPDATPGNTPEPATPGQGTPTPTPGQGPATPPEATAPPAPDNRPTPANALQPAATTPPAGTGTPAQQPAPGRPHTTGATPGPAAGTPAPGTATPPPPAAAGPGTPTPTPGQGKGKAATSTALGPAQLWARARGLLLALAVLLVAAVALAGLQAGDHHGRLDPRSADRDGSRALARLLEERGVTTRVVTNAEEAAAAAGPRTTLLVTDPDLLGAPQRSAIRSAIDLSGGRTLLVAPTATALAELAPAVHTKGFARRRDLDPACPLPTATTAGRAGTGDGLRYATDLPGATGCYPSDGHPTLLVLPGTTRGGDTVLLGSDQPLLNRHLAEEGNASLALQLLGSRPELVWYLPTLADMPADGPAQDKSLLELVPSGWYWALLQLFAAAALAALWRARRLGPLVTEDLPVAIRASETTEGRARLYRKAAARDRAADVLRAAARERLAALAGVPPAQAHDPAVLTAAVSARLPEPPDAATGRDVTTLLFGPTPADDAALVALADHLDALEREVRTS, encoded by the coding sequence ATGACCGGCCACCCGACCCAGCCCCCACACCCCGACGCCACCCCGGGCAACACCCCCGAACCGGCCACCCCCGGCCAAGGCACACCCACACCCACCCCCGGCCAAGGCCCCGCCACGCCCCCGGAAGCCACCGCACCTCCGGCCCCCGACAACCGCCCCACCCCGGCCAACGCCCTCCAACCGGCCGCCACCACGCCCCCCGCAGGCACCGGCACCCCAGCCCAGCAGCCCGCCCCGGGACGCCCCCACACCACAGGCGCCACCCCCGGACCCGCCGCAGGCACCCCGGCCCCCGGCACGGCGACCCCGCCACCCCCGGCCGCCGCCGGCCCCGGCACACCCACACCCACCCCCGGCCAGGGCAAGGGCAAGGCCGCCACCTCCACCGCCCTCGGGCCCGCCCAGCTCTGGGCCCGGGCCCGCGGGCTGCTCCTCGCCCTCGCCGTGCTCCTCGTCGCCGCCGTCGCCCTCGCCGGGCTCCAGGCCGGCGACCACCACGGCCGCCTCGACCCCCGCTCCGCCGACCGCGACGGCAGCCGCGCCCTCGCCCGGCTCCTCGAGGAACGCGGCGTCACCACCCGCGTCGTCACCAACGCCGAGGAGGCCGCCGCCGCAGCCGGCCCCCGCACCACCCTCCTCGTCACCGACCCCGACCTCCTCGGCGCCCCCCAGCGCAGCGCCATCCGCTCCGCCATCGACCTCTCCGGCGGCCGCACCCTCCTCGTCGCCCCCACCGCCACCGCCCTCGCCGAACTGGCCCCCGCCGTCCACACCAAGGGCTTCGCCCGCCGGCGCGACCTCGACCCCGCCTGCCCCCTGCCCACCGCCACCACCGCCGGCCGCGCCGGCACCGGCGACGGCCTGCGCTACGCCACCGACCTCCCCGGAGCCACCGGCTGCTACCCCAGCGACGGCCACCCCACCCTCCTGGTCCTGCCCGGCACCACCCGGGGCGGCGACACCGTCCTCCTCGGCTCCGACCAACCCCTCCTCAACCGGCACCTCGCCGAAGAGGGAAACGCCTCCCTCGCCCTCCAACTCCTCGGCTCCCGGCCCGAACTCGTCTGGTACCTGCCCACCCTCGCCGACATGCCCGCCGACGGCCCGGCCCAGGACAAGAGCCTCCTCGAACTCGTCCCCTCCGGCTGGTACTGGGCCCTGCTCCAGCTGTTCGCGGCCGCCGCGCTCGCCGCCCTGTGGAGGGCCCGCCGCCTCGGCCCGCTCGTCACCGAGGACCTGCCCGTCGCCATCCGCGCCTCCGAGACCACCGAGGGCCGCGCCCGCCTCTACCGCAAGGCCGCCGCCCGCGACCGCGCCGCCGACGTACTGCGCGCCGCCGCCCGCGAACGCCTCGCCGCACTGGCCGGCGTACCGCCCGCGCAGGCCCACGACCCGGCGGTCCTGACCGCCGCCGTCAGCGCCCGCCTGCCCGAGCCGCCCGACGCCGCCACCGGACGCGACGTCACCACCCTGCTCTTCGGCCCCACTCCCGCCGACGACGCGGCACTCGTCGCGCTCGCCGACCACCTCGACGCCCTCGAAAGAGAGGTCCGCACCTCATGA
- a CDS encoding Uma2 family endonuclease has protein sequence MADFSPEQMRRMHDFAEQLAELAEHQEDQWKVQTTDGQIFLTMMSPTAPHGLNVMRLRRQIEAQTPDAATLSDTNMADPVTGLTKIPDLLVMADEDTDDTAKAVNSRDVLMVVEVVSRTNALTDIRDELHDYPRATPPTGEAWACHSVRHGP, from the coding sequence ATGGCCGACTTCAGCCCCGAGCAAATGCGCCGTATGCACGACTTCGCGGAGCAGCTCGCGGAGCTGGCCGAACACCAGGAAGATCAGTGGAAGGTTCAGACCACCGATGGTCAGATCTTCCTCACGATGATGAGCCCGACAGCTCCGCACGGGCTCAACGTGATGCGGCTGCGGCGCCAGATCGAGGCCCAGACACCTGACGCCGCGACCCTCAGCGACACGAACATGGCCGATCCCGTGACCGGCCTGACCAAAATCCCCGATCTCTTGGTCATGGCGGACGAAGACACCGATGACACAGCGAAGGCCGTCAACTCACGTGACGTGCTGATGGTGGTGGAAGTCGTCTCCCGAACGAATGCCCTCACCGACATCCGCGACGAGCTGCACGACTACCCGAGGGCTACCCCGCCGACTGGTGAAGCGTGGGCCTGCCACTCGGTACGGCACGGCCCGTAA
- the mtrA gene encoding two-component system response regulator MtrA gives MMSTMKGRVLVVDDDTALAEMLGIVLRGEGFEPSFVADGDKALAAFREAKPDLVLLDLMLPGRDGIEVCRLIRAESGVPIVMLTAKSDTVDVVVGLESGADDYIVKPFKPKELVARIRARLRRSEEPAPEQLAIGDLVIDVAGHSVKREGTSIALTPLEFDLLVALARKPWQVFTREVLLEQVWGYRHAADTRLVNVHVQRLRSKVEKDPERPEIVVTVRGVGYKAGPS, from the coding sequence ATGATGTCAACCATGAAGGGACGCGTCCTCGTCGTCGACGACGACACCGCGCTGGCCGAGATGCTCGGCATTGTGCTGCGTGGAGAAGGTTTTGAGCCGTCGTTCGTAGCGGACGGTGACAAGGCACTGGCTGCCTTCCGGGAGGCGAAGCCGGATCTTGTGCTGCTCGATCTCATGCTGCCCGGGCGGGACGGCATAGAGGTGTGCAGGCTGATCCGCGCCGAATCGGGCGTGCCGATTGTCATGCTCACCGCCAAGAGCGACACCGTGGACGTGGTGGTGGGCCTGGAGTCCGGCGCCGACGACTACATCGTCAAGCCGTTCAAGCCGAAGGAGCTGGTCGCCCGCATCCGGGCGCGCCTGCGCCGGTCGGAGGAGCCCGCGCCCGAGCAGCTCGCCATCGGTGACCTCGTCATCGACGTGGCCGGGCACTCGGTCAAGCGCGAGGGAACCTCCATCGCCCTGACCCCGCTCGAGTTCGACCTGCTGGTCGCCCTCGCGCGCAAGCCCTGGCAGGTCTTCACCCGCGAGGTGCTCCTGGAACAGGTCTGGGGCTACCGGCACGCGGCCGACACCCGGCTGGTCAACGTGCACGTGCAGCGGCTGCGCTCCAAGGTCGAGAAGGACCCCGAGCGCCCCGAGATCGTCGTGACGGTGCGTGGTGTCGGCTACAAGGCCGGACCCAGCTGA